The following proteins are encoded in a genomic region of Montipora foliosa isolate CH-2021 chromosome 10, ASM3666993v2, whole genome shotgun sequence:
- the LOC137972814 gene encoding putative nuclease HARBI1, which yields MAGIIRRAPLAFFSLLEELLQGPTDETRDKKEDILMFMMLEEFLRNCRNAEVRTESYVERIVPAMSDSSFRQHFRLSRPTVQRLVNILGTCPEIPVPRERGRPTVEIEKQLLITVWYLGNPECIRSVSDRFDVSCSTVLRVTTRICNALVNNVAPDFIQWPSGDKLMRTIEGFSENNGLPRCIGAIDGTHIPIKAAHDHHEHYINRKGFHSMQLQVVCDADMIFTDVYCGWPGAAHDARVLRNSPLFHDAETRTNDILPGQTYIIGDAAYPLKTWLMTGFKDNGHLTAQQKRFTNCLSSKRMVVERGIGLLKGRFRKLRVMVDIDRIRFLPKLVIAACTLHNFCIYSNDEIDDFLQPLDDDDDANNFVNIFADDNNAVRKRAEIMDMIC from the coding sequence atggcgggcATAATTCGCCGAGCGCCACTAGCATTTTTCTCGTTGTTGGAGGAACTTCTCCAAGGGCCAACTGATGAAACACGCGATAAAAAGGAAGACATCCTTATGTTTATGATGCTCGAGGAGTTTTTGAGAAATTGTAGAAACGCTGAAGTTCGCACTGAGTCGTACGTTGAGAGAATAGTTCCAGCTATGTCAGATTCGTCCTTTCGCCAGCACTTCAGACTTTCGAGACCGACGGTCCAAAGGCTTGTCAACATTTTGGGAACCTGCCCTGAGATCCCGGTACCCCGAGAAAGAGGTCGTCCTactgttgaaattgaaaaacaGCTGCTAATAACGGTTTGGTACCTTGGAAACCCTGAGTGCATCAGGTCAGTGTCAGACCGGTTTGATGTGTCATGTTCAACCGTGTTGAGAGTTACCACGAGAATCTGCAACGCACTTGTGAACAACGTTGCTCCTGATTTTATCCAGTGGCCTTCTGGAGACAAGTTAATGCGGACTATTGAGGGTTTCAGTGAGAACAATGGTTTACCTCGATGCATTGGGGCCATTGATGGCACACATATCCCTATAAAGGCGGCACATGACCATCATGAACATTACATAAACAGAAAAGGGTTTCATTCAATGCAGCTTCAGGTAGTTTGTGATGCTGACATGATATTCACCGATGTTTACTGTGGCTGGCCTGGAGCAGCGCACGATGCACGCGTTCTGAGAAACAGCCCTTTATTTCATGATGCAGAGACCAGAACAAATGACATACTTCCAGGACAAACGTACATCATTGGAGATGCAGCCTATCCTTTAAAAACCTGGTTGATGACAGGATTTAAGGACAATGGCCATCTTACTGCACAGCAAAAGCGTTTTACAAATTGTCTAAGTTCAAAACGGATGGTCGTTGAACGTGGCATTGGTCTTTTGAAAGGAAGATTCCGGAAGTTGAGAGTCATGGTGGATATTGACAGAATCaggtttttaccaaaattagttatagcagCATGCACACTCCACAATTTCTGCATTTATTCAAATGATGAAATAGATGATTTTCTACAACCTCtagacgatgatgatgatgccaataactttgttaatatttttgctgatgacaacAATGCTGTTCGAAAGAGAGCTGAAATCATGGACATGATTTGCTGA